The following coding sequences lie in one Myxococcus xanthus genomic window:
- a CDS encoding cell division protein FtsX, with the protein MSALSKVAYFCRSAAVGLKHSPFVHFIAVTTIAIALFSAGMARGAARVLDNLLASLGGEVEVTVYLAPELDADEVHGVRARVLALSGGEVTLVSPDAALSRLRTELGDLGEALAELPENPLPVSLELRVPPERRNPDALLALAKTLRAAPGVAGVDYGEAAVQRLSAIARALRFGSLVAFAVVLGATVVIVAATLQLAIYSRRGEIEIQKLVGATDRFVKAPFLLEGLLQGVLGAAVALLGLWAFGRMLGPTLGALFAFLLGPGVAAPWVEPRLALELLCAGCGLGLGGSFVAVGRFLRV; encoded by the coding sequence ATGAGCGCGCTGTCGAAGGTGGCGTACTTCTGCCGCTCGGCGGCGGTGGGGCTGAAGCATTCGCCCTTCGTGCACTTCATCGCGGTGACGACCATCGCCATCGCCCTGTTCTCCGCGGGCATGGCCCGGGGCGCGGCGCGGGTGCTGGACAACCTCCTGGCGTCGCTCGGCGGCGAGGTGGAGGTGACGGTGTACCTGGCGCCCGAGCTGGACGCGGACGAGGTCCACGGGGTGCGTGCCCGCGTGCTGGCGCTCAGCGGCGGCGAGGTGACGCTGGTGTCGCCAGACGCCGCGCTTTCACGGCTGCGCACGGAGTTGGGCGACCTGGGCGAGGCGCTGGCGGAGCTGCCGGAGAACCCGCTGCCAGTGTCGCTGGAACTGCGCGTGCCGCCGGAGCGGCGCAACCCGGACGCGCTCCTGGCGCTGGCGAAGACGCTGCGAGCGGCGCCTGGCGTGGCCGGCGTGGACTACGGTGAAGCGGCGGTGCAGCGGCTGTCCGCCATCGCCCGGGCGCTGCGCTTCGGCTCGCTGGTGGCCTTCGCGGTGGTGCTGGGCGCCACCGTGGTCATCGTGGCGGCGACGCTGCAACTGGCCATCTATTCGCGGCGCGGCGAGATTGAAATCCAGAAGCTGGTGGGCGCCACGGACCGCTTCGTCAAGGCGCCTTTCCTGCTGGAGGGCCTGCTCCAGGGCGTGCTCGGCGCGGCGGTGGCGCTCTTGGGGCTGTGGGCCTTCGGCCGGATGCTGGGGCCCACGTTGGGCGCGCTCTTCGCCTTCCTGTTGGGGCCCGGTGTCGCGGCGCCATGGGTGGAGCCCCGGCTGGCGCTGGAGTTGCTGTGCGCTGGCTGCGGCCTGGGACTGGGCGGCAGCTTCGTCGCCGTGGGGCGCTTCCTCCGCGTATGA
- the ftsE gene encoding cell division ATP-binding protein FtsE, producing the protein MIQFFHVYKAYPGDPPVLSDINLNVEKGEFVFLTGPSGAGKTTLLKLIFCAEKATKGQILVGGRNIARIRESAVPYLRRNIGVVFQDFKLLPHRTVEDNVSFTLDVLGVPRAEAREKVRRMLKLVGLEHKADSYPLRLSGGEQQRVVIARALVNDPTILLADEPTGNLDPALTVEIMDLLTQVNVRGTTVMVATHDATLLSRYQKRTVRLERGQIVSDEDGVKAARRMVV; encoded by the coding sequence ATGATTCAGTTCTTCCACGTATATAAGGCGTATCCCGGCGACCCACCGGTGTTGTCGGACATCAACCTCAACGTGGAGAAGGGCGAGTTCGTGTTCCTCACGGGCCCTTCGGGCGCGGGGAAGACGACGCTGCTGAAGCTCATCTTCTGCGCGGAGAAGGCCACCAAGGGGCAGATTCTCGTGGGCGGCCGCAACATCGCCCGCATCCGTGAGTCCGCGGTGCCGTACCTGCGGCGCAACATCGGGGTGGTGTTCCAGGACTTCAAGCTGCTGCCGCACCGGACGGTGGAGGACAACGTGTCCTTCACGCTGGACGTGTTGGGCGTGCCCCGCGCGGAGGCGCGCGAGAAGGTGCGGCGCATGCTCAAGCTGGTGGGGTTGGAGCACAAGGCGGACTCCTACCCCCTGCGCCTGTCGGGTGGAGAGCAGCAGCGCGTCGTCATCGCGCGGGCGCTCGTCAATGACCCCACCATCCTCCTGGCGGACGAGCCCACCGGCAACCTGGACCCGGCGCTCACCGTCGAAATCATGGACCTGCTCACGCAGGTCAACGTGCGCGGCACCACGGTGATGGTGGCCACGCACGATGCGACGCTGCTGTCGCGCTACCAGAAGCGCACCGTGCGCCTGGAGCGCGGGCAGATTGTGTCCGACGAGGACGGCGTCAAGGCGGCGCGCCGGATGGTGGTATGA